The Aureitalea marina genome includes a window with the following:
- a CDS encoding TatD family hydrolase, with product MLIDTHCHLYSEAFDDDRDQMIGRARERGVELFYLPAIDSSYTESMYRLEDQYPDQMRLMMGLHPTSVKANFKEELEHVFRQFEARDFWAVGEIGIDLYWDKSTIAWQIDAFHQQIELAKSKQLPIVIHCRESFDEIFDVLEQHRGPLLRGIFHCFTGTLDQANQAIDLGMKLGIGGVVTFKNGKIDQFLDQVEMKHLVLETDSPYLSPVPYRGKRNESSYLSLVCEKLAQVYDVTPNEVARETTKNAMEVFEKGIKKS from the coding sequence ATGCTAATTGATACGCATTGTCATTTATACAGTGAGGCCTTTGATGACGATCGGGACCAGATGATCGGTCGGGCCCGGGAGCGGGGTGTTGAATTGTTCTACTTACCGGCCATCGATTCTTCGTATACGGAATCCATGTATCGTCTGGAAGATCAATATCCGGATCAGATGAGGCTGATGATGGGGCTGCACCCGACCTCCGTCAAGGCCAATTTCAAGGAGGAATTGGAACATGTGTTTAGGCAGTTCGAAGCACGCGATTTCTGGGCAGTGGGAGAGATCGGTATCGATCTTTACTGGGATAAAAGCACCATAGCCTGGCAGATCGACGCCTTTCATCAACAGATCGAATTGGCCAAATCCAAGCAGTTACCCATTGTGATCCATTGCCGGGAATCTTTTGATGAGATCTTCGATGTCTTGGAGCAGCACAGAGGGCCATTGTTAAGAGGGATATTCCATTGTTTCACCGGAACGCTAGATCAGGCCAATCAAGCTATAGACCTGGGCATGAAACTGGGCATTGGAGGCGTGGTCACCTTCAAGAATGGCAAGATCGATCAGTTTTTAGATCAAGTAGAGATGAAGCACTTGGTATTGGAAACCGATTCACCCTATCTCTCACCGGTGCCTTACAGGGGGAAGAGGAACGAAAGCAGTTATTTATCTTTGGTCTGCGAGAAACTCGCTCAGGTTTACGATGTAACACCAAATGAGGTGGCCCGTGAAACAACGAAGAATGCCATGGAGGTGTTCGAGAAAGGAATAAAAAAATCTTGA
- a CDS encoding retropepsin-like aspartic protease, with the protein MLPIFEKKVVTLRKLLESQDFKRIGLKKLLSGHYALVLKLNGKPASFILDTGASASCIGFERIDRFGLIATNTDMKATGAGASMLETHLAHDVRLELTNTLATTNDMVLFDLSHVNGALKEVGENEVDGILGGEILKHFRSVIDYGRNALYVKKSS; encoded by the coding sequence TTGTTACCTATCTTTGAAAAAAAAGTTGTGACGCTGAGGAAGCTATTAGAGTCTCAGGACTTTAAACGAATCGGACTAAAAAAACTCCTTTCCGGCCACTACGCCCTTGTCCTGAAATTAAATGGCAAACCGGCCTCTTTCATTCTTGACACCGGGGCATCGGCCAGTTGTATCGGATTCGAACGCATTGATCGATTTGGGTTGATAGCCACCAATACGGACATGAAAGCAACGGGAGCCGGGGCTTCCATGCTGGAAACTCATCTAGCCCACGATGTTAGACTAGAACTAACCAACACATTAGCGACGACCAACGACATGGTCTTATTTGACCTCAGTCACGTGAATGGAGCTCTAAAGGAAGTAGGAGAAAATGAAGTGGATGGCATTCTGGGCGGCGAAATCCTGAAACATTTCCGTTCCGTTATCGATTACGGCCGGAATGCTTTGTACGTCAAAAAATCGAGCTAA
- a CDS encoding ATP-binding protein, giving the protein MPRNLIGLLILILLPFDIIGQDLEDYRKIYQQETDPQARLVALDSMISKSRRINRDSFAAYSLEYIDLAISLDSVELAGKKLINAAYTLTSIQNEPRKVVTLVDKLLARKYRIDDSFILGGLYLKRGAANFRLDLEQSVKDYQEAIDNYGSGDSLYIADAYLFSGQAYSNLGKFAEAGENYRKSYEYFESLGDYEYMLYAQQGMTTMFSMNGFQEKAMEERQKNIDKIIELDLDKKHLVGEYYNQSLDHAKLGDQKSHYEYLKLAEAGLDQMDEPSVHAILVYARMVDYYSKRYQTDIAADYLAKVEEAFKRNKEDNLNRTQYFGARAAYLFSMEQYDKALKYALQKLEIAKELNYGEDVMAAHELLADIYQEKGDYQKSLESVYAVNKIKDSVYNQSTANSLAYYQTLYDSTIKEKELLEKTTSIELLEKDNRYFRNLTGIVTLISILIIAVIILVRNQLSLKVKRRMQEQFSQELLLSQESERMRISKDLHDGLGQQLLVIKNKLIGSGDQETGKMVNDSIEEVRTISRDLHPFQLQEMGITKAINYTVKQVDEHTAVFISSEIDNIDELFNVDQEVNIYRIVQESLSNMVKHAKAQAGKVEVSKRAENVRISIRDNGVGFDFSEKYNNVKSLGLKTLMERTRFVNGQLKIHSKKDEGTHLEFLIPIP; this is encoded by the coding sequence ATGCCCAGGAATTTGATCGGTTTACTTATTCTGATTCTACTGCCTTTTGACATCATAGGTCAAGACCTGGAAGACTATCGGAAAATTTATCAGCAAGAGACGGACCCACAGGCGCGTTTAGTGGCCCTGGACTCTATGATCTCAAAATCCAGGAGGATCAACAGGGATAGTTTTGCGGCGTATAGCTTGGAATACATCGATCTGGCCATTTCCTTGGACAGTGTAGAATTGGCCGGTAAAAAGCTAATCAACGCGGCATACACCCTCACCTCCATACAAAACGAACCCAGAAAGGTGGTCACCCTGGTAGACAAGTTACTGGCCAGGAAATACAGGATCGACGACAGCTTTATCTTAGGTGGTTTGTACCTAAAACGAGGAGCAGCCAATTTCCGGCTCGATCTGGAACAATCGGTGAAAGATTATCAGGAAGCCATTGACAATTATGGATCCGGAGATTCACTTTACATAGCCGATGCCTACCTGTTTAGCGGACAAGCCTATTCCAATCTGGGCAAATTTGCCGAGGCTGGAGAAAACTACCGCAAGTCATACGAATACTTCGAATCTTTAGGAGACTACGAGTATATGCTGTATGCCCAACAAGGAATGACCACCATGTTCAGCATGAACGGCTTCCAGGAAAAAGCCATGGAAGAAAGGCAGAAGAACATCGATAAGATCATAGAGCTCGATCTGGATAAAAAGCACTTGGTAGGAGAATATTACAACCAGTCCTTGGATCACGCTAAACTAGGAGATCAGAAGTCTCATTATGAGTATTTGAAACTGGCCGAAGCTGGTCTGGACCAGATGGACGAGCCTTCGGTCCACGCCATCCTGGTCTATGCGAGAATGGTAGACTATTACAGCAAACGTTACCAAACCGACATCGCAGCGGATTATCTGGCCAAAGTCGAAGAAGCCTTCAAAAGGAATAAAGAGGACAACCTGAACAGGACACAATATTTTGGGGCACGGGCCGCTTATCTATTCTCCATGGAGCAGTACGATAAGGCCCTTAAATATGCCTTGCAAAAACTGGAAATAGCCAAAGAGCTTAATTATGGTGAGGATGTGATGGCGGCGCATGAACTGCTGGCAGACATCTATCAAGAGAAAGGGGATTACCAAAAAAGCCTGGAAAGCGTATACGCAGTTAATAAGATCAAGGATTCGGTTTATAATCAGTCTACGGCCAATTCACTTGCCTACTATCAAACCCTCTACGATTCTACCATTAAGGAGAAAGAACTGTTGGAAAAAACGACCAGTATTGAGTTGCTCGAAAAAGACAATCGGTATTTCCGAAACCTGACCGGCATAGTAACCCTTATCTCCATACTCATCATTGCGGTCATCATCTTGGTGAGAAATCAGCTCAGCTTAAAGGTCAAAAGGAGAATGCAGGAACAGTTTAGCCAAGAGCTGCTGCTGTCCCAGGAATCCGAACGAATGAGGATTTCCAAAGATCTCCACGATGGCCTGGGTCAGCAATTACTGGTCATTAAGAATAAACTGATCGGTTCCGGCGATCAGGAAACAGGAAAAATGGTCAATGATTCCATTGAGGAAGTTCGGACCATATCCCGTGATCTCCATCCATTTCAACTCCAGGAAATGGGAATTACCAAAGCAATCAATTATACCGTCAAGCAAGTTGATGAACATACGGCTGTCTTTATTTCTTCCGAGATCGACAATATCGACGAGCTCTTTAACGTGGACCAAGAGGTAAATATTTACCGAATTGTACAGGAGTCCTTGAGCAATATGGTAAAACACGCCAAGGCACAGGCCGGAAAAGTTGAGGTTAGCAAGCGAGCGGAAAATGTCAGGATCTCCATACGGGATAATGGAGTCGGCTTCGATTTTAGCGAAAAGTATAACAATGTGAAGTCTCTAGGTCTGAAGACCCTTATGGAAAGGACCCGATTTGTCAATGGTCAGTTAAAGATTCACTCTAAAAAAGATGAAGGAACTCATCTGGAGTTCCTTATCCCTATTCCATGA
- a CDS encoding response regulator: MISLSIITADDHPLLLKGLNDLLEEKGLNLVGSAQDGQQALDLIEELQPEIAILDIQMPKLSGIEIAKACKRKQLPTKIILITFHKERELYEAAQELNIFGYILKEFALEEIETCLKTVAKGEPYFSPKIKEHIKGGKTEEDDLDTLTPSEKKILRLIAHDKTNKEIASMLFISHRTVEKHRSNIIAKLDLEPKTNSLLIWAKENQDRLG, encoded by the coding sequence ATGATCAGTCTGTCCATCATAACTGCAGATGACCACCCTTTGTTACTCAAGGGTCTGAATGACCTTCTGGAAGAGAAAGGGCTCAACCTGGTTGGTAGTGCACAAGATGGACAACAGGCACTCGATCTGATCGAAGAACTCCAACCCGAGATAGCTATCTTGGATATACAAATGCCGAAATTATCCGGGATAGAGATTGCAAAGGCCTGCAAACGCAAACAACTTCCTACCAAGATCATCCTGATCACCTTTCACAAGGAGCGAGAATTGTACGAGGCCGCCCAGGAATTGAACATTTTCGGTTACATCCTTAAAGAATTCGCCCTGGAAGAGATCGAAACCTGTCTCAAGACGGTAGCTAAAGGAGAGCCTTATTTCAGTCCCAAGATAAAAGAACACATTAAAGGAGGAAAGACCGAAGAGGATGACCTGGATACCCTGACCCCATCAGAGAAGAAGATCCTGAGGCTTATCGCTCACGACAAGACCAATAAAGAAATAGCTTCCATGTTATTTATCTCCCACCGAACCGTAGAGAAGCATCGCTCCAACATCATTGCGAAGCTGGACCTGGAGCCCAAAACCAACAGTCTACTGATCTGGGCCAAAGAGAATCAGGATCGCCTCGGATAA